One Populus nigra chromosome 16, ddPopNigr1.1, whole genome shotgun sequence genomic window, TATCGTTCTCCAATTCGAGACTCGCCTTCAGAAAGGGCTTGAATGTGGTGGTGCGTACTTGAAGTATCTAAGACCCCAGGAGGCTGGCTGGGTGCCCAAGGGTTTTGACAATGAGTCTCCTTATTCAATTATGTTTGGGCCTGACAAATGTGGAACCACAAACAAGGTTCACTTTATCTTGAAGCATAAGAACCCGAAGAGCGGGGAGTATGTTGAGCATCACCTCAAGTTCCCGCCTTCAGTTCCACATGACAAGCTTACTCATGTGTACACTGCTATCTTGAAACCTGACAATGAGTTGCAAATTCTGGTCGatggagaagagaagaagaaggcaAATTTCCTTTCATCCGAAGATTTTGAGCCCCCACTTATCCCTGCCAAGACCATCCCTGATCCAGATGATGTGAAACCTGAGGATTGGGATGAGAGAGCAAAGATTCCTGATCCCGAGGCAGTGAAGCCAGATGACTGGGATGAGGATGCACCTATGGAAATTGAAGATGAGGATGCTGTTAAACCTGAAGGATGGTTGGATGATGAGCCTGAGGAGATTGATGATCCTGAGGCAACCAAACCAGAAGATTGGGATGAGGAGGAAGATGGTGAGTGGGAGGCACCCAAGACTGATAACCCAAAGTGTCAGGAAGGCCCAGGTTGTGGTGAATGGAAGAGGCCAGTGAAGAGAAATCCAGCATACAAGGGAAAATGGCATGCTCCACTTATTGACAACCCCAACTATAAGGGCATTTGGAAGCCTCAAGAGATCCCAAACCCCGACTACTTTGAGCTCGACCAGCCTGAATTTGAGCCCATTGCTGCTGTTGGTATTGAGATCTGGACAATGCAGGATGGCATATTGTTTGACAATATCTTGATTGCACAGGATGAGAAGGTTGCATCCTCTATTCGGGATACAACGTGGAAGCCAAAGTTTGACGTtgagaaggagaaagagaaggcTACCGAAGCAGCTGCTGGTACAGATGCTCTTGGTGGCTTCCAGGTAATGTACTTCACAgtcttttcttctcttgttgTATTTATCGGTTGCAATGTTGGGGTCATGATCTAAGCGATCATTTTAATTCTTGCAGAAGAAGGTTTTTGAAATCCTATACCAGGTTGCAGAGATTTCTTTCCTAAGCGAGCACAAGGATAAAATTATTGTAAGTTACATTTAACTTGGTTAATTCGGGTCTAAAATTTGCGGGTCTTTCATGAATGTATCCTCAATTATGATCTTTACGCGCAGGAACTCATTGAGAAGGCAGAGAAACAACCAATCATCACAATTGGTGTCCTTGTCTCCATTGTGGTGGTCATCCTCACCGTTTTCTTGAAGTTAATTTTTGGTGGAAAGAAGGTGAGTGAGTTCGTTCTGAAACGGCAGTTAGCCTTCTTATTTTCTGCCATTTTAGCGGCTTTTTTCGTACGTGGATATTGATTCCGGCACCATATAGACTGATGTTTGTGTCCATTGTGGGTGTAGGCCGCGGTGGAGAAGAAACCCGAACCAGTTGCCGAGACATCCAACACGGAAGGAAGCAGTGAAGAGAAGGCAGAAGAGAATGAGGAGCCTGCTCCTGCTCGTAAGAGGCAAACCAGGCGTGAGACTTAAAAAGTCGATGATATATCAGTTTTCACTTTTTGTAGAACTCGAGCTTTAGTTGTTTTTGTGGATTGATTGCCTTCATggctatattttttcttgtcatgGCTTGTCATGGATCAAACATCACAGATGTATCAGAGAGTGTAAATGATTTGATCTGTCAGGCTCGTAACAGACTGACAGTTAGCCATCCTAAAATTAGCcctttctgttttatttttagctgTGGGTGGAATTAATACAATACGTTTTCTTGCCATGTTCTCTGctacttgataaaaaaaataattaaaaaatattattttaatgtatttataatgaaaaatatttttaaaaacaattgcttTTAATATACGAAATGTACTGAAAGAGTTGTGTGGTTGGTGTGGTTGTCTTGTGTTTGCAACTAGTTGTGTTGAGAGTTCTTGCTTGCATgcagatgaaaaatatttaattaatatttttttgaaaaggtataaaaaatgttttttttagttttttatttgagttttcagaaaaatattaatttaatattatttttttaagttaagccCACTCAAACGTTGTGTCTgaagtataatttaattaatattaatttaattaattaaagttctGAGAGTGGCGAGATGTTTAGTCCATCTCCTCAACAGGAACAGCCGAGAGGTTCCACAAGCCTATTTAAGAACCTTCTGCCCAGATTTATGTAGATGTTAAGTTCTTCCGAGGTCCAACGTTGTGTCTGAAATATATCTCATTTAAGTACTCGACTCAAAACTTGAAAAGGGGAAACAAAGTCACCATGCAATAATcacaaaagaaaacaactaaAAGTAGATTTCTTGTTGTCTTTGacaatatttttctatccaGCTACAATGTAATAATACTTCTGCTCTCACAAGCCTTGGTTTTGGGGTAACTTGGTGTTTTTGCATAACTCACTGGTTATTTGATGATTACACGGGGGTAcgtatatcttttttaataattttaaataattaaatcactTAATTacctttaatttcaaaaaataaaataaacaagttgacaggatattttggtctttttatttctaaaatatagtGAAATTCAACTTTAGCTTTTATagtaaatcttaaaaaaacatggaggataatttggtctttttatcttgaaatatcattttttcaatcaatacaGTTGCTAACACGTGTGGGAGGCGCCGTGTTCTTTGGATGGCGCATGCAGTGCCTT contains:
- the LOC133675654 gene encoding calnexin homolog; the encoded protein is MREAKRVSLRLAIVLLLAFISFNQLFAEDDTILYESFDKSFDGRWIVSEKEGYNGEWKHEKSEGHDDYGLLVSEPARKYAIVKELDEPASLKDGTIVLQFETRLQKGLECGGAYLKYLRPQEAGWVPKGFDNESPYSIMFGPDKCGTTNKVHFILKHKNPKSGEYVEHHLKFPPSVPHDKLTHVYTAILKPDNELQILVDGEEKKKANFLSSEDFEPPLIPAKTIPDPDDVKPEDWDERAKIPDPEAVKPDDWDEDAPMEIEDEDAVKPEGWLDDEPEEIDDPEATKPEDWDEEEDGEWEAPKTDNPKCQEGPGCGEWKRPVKRNPAYKGKWHAPLIDNPNYKGIWKPQEIPNPDYFELDQPEFEPIAAVGIEIWTMQDGILFDNILIAQDEKVASSIRDTTWKPKFDVEKEKEKATEAAAGTDALGGFQKKVFEILYQVAEISFLSEHKDKIIELIEKAEKQPIITIGVLVSIVVVILTVFLKLIFGGKKAAVEKKPEPVAETSNTEGSSEEKAEENEEPAPARKRQTRRET